In Minwuia thermotolerans, the following proteins share a genomic window:
- a CDS encoding hydantoinase/oxoprolinase family protein has product MRVGVEVGGTFTDLVAIGEDGRLKVAKVPSTPSRPDEGALAAIEAAGLDLSQVDDLVHGSTVATNAILERKGARVMLVTTEGMRDILFLQRHNRRRIYDLAYAKPEPVVRRRDVVEAPERIGADGKVATPLDLESTMERIAERMAEDDGYGAVAICLLNAYVDPAHEQQLADAIRARFQQLKVTCSSDVCREFREYERASTTALAAYVQPVIDAYLGRFSEALAARGHRGRFSVMQSNGGRLPAAGMAKSAITALFSGPAAGVVGAARQAGRSGIGNIITFDMGGTSTDVCLVRDGQPDLAPSTEIDGLPVKTPVIDIATVGAGGGSVVWIDDGGLLRVGPESAGAEPGPACYGRGGTTPTITDCHLVRGTIRAETFLGGDMMLDRDAAASALKPVAERLGLSLTEAADAAIRVAEANIVRAIQRISTERGHDPRDFALAPFGGAGPMLACRVAEDLGIATVVVPPAAGVLSAYGLLASDFVHFESVTRQTRLSADAMDEIRATIDEVSAAAAKQLKELGLGGPIETRISLDMRYVGQAFEIAVDLPGEGRGIDAETIGRLFAEAHHRVFEFDKAGGAAIEIVAFRARAAASPGAPPELEGDAGGAEPATVTLFERGTEQQAACGPRPAAGSTLAGPALIEDGTSTILLASGWSGAVDGANNLILKRG; this is encoded by the coding sequence ATGCGTGTAGGTGTGGAAGTCGGCGGTACGTTCACCGACCTTGTGGCCATCGGCGAGGACGGACGATTGAAGGTGGCCAAGGTGCCTTCGACCCCGTCGCGCCCGGACGAGGGCGCTCTGGCGGCGATCGAGGCGGCAGGCCTGGATCTGTCGCAGGTCGACGATCTCGTTCACGGCTCGACGGTGGCGACCAACGCCATTCTGGAGCGCAAGGGCGCCAGGGTGATGCTGGTGACGACGGAGGGGATGCGCGACATCCTGTTCCTGCAGCGCCACAATCGCCGGCGCATCTACGATCTCGCCTACGCCAAGCCGGAGCCGGTGGTGCGCCGCCGCGATGTGGTCGAGGCGCCCGAGCGCATCGGCGCCGACGGCAAGGTGGCGACGCCGCTCGATCTCGAGTCGACCATGGAGCGCATCGCCGAGCGCATGGCCGAGGATGACGGCTATGGCGCTGTGGCCATCTGCCTGCTCAACGCCTATGTCGACCCGGCCCACGAACAGCAACTGGCGGACGCCATCCGGGCGCGCTTCCAGCAACTCAAGGTGACCTGCTCGTCGGACGTCTGCCGGGAGTTCCGCGAATACGAGCGCGCCTCCACGACGGCGCTTGCGGCCTATGTGCAGCCGGTGATCGACGCCTATCTCGGCCGCTTTTCCGAGGCGCTGGCGGCACGCGGCCATCGCGGGCGGTTCTCGGTCATGCAGTCGAACGGCGGCAGGCTGCCGGCGGCGGGCATGGCGAAGTCCGCGATCACGGCCCTGTTCTCCGGACCCGCGGCTGGCGTGGTCGGCGCGGCGCGCCAGGCCGGCCGTTCCGGTATCGGCAACATCATCACCTTCGACATGGGCGGCACATCGACCGATGTCTGCCTGGTCCGCGACGGCCAGCCCGACCTCGCGCCGTCCACGGAGATCGACGGGCTGCCCGTGAAGACGCCGGTGATCGACATCGCCACGGTCGGGGCGGGCGGCGGCTCCGTGGTCTGGATCGACGATGGCGGTCTGTTGCGCGTCGGCCCGGAATCCGCGGGCGCCGAGCCGGGGCCGGCCTGCTATGGCCGCGGCGGGACGACGCCCACCATCACCGATTGCCACCTGGTACGGGGCACCATCCGCGCCGAGACATTCCTCGGCGGCGACATGATGCTGGACCGCGACGCCGCGGCGTCGGCGCTGAAGCCGGTGGCGGAGCGCCTGGGCCTGTCGCTGACGGAGGCCGCGGACGCCGCGATCCGCGTGGCCGAGGCCAATATCGTCCGTGCCATCCAGCGCATCTCGACCGAGCGCGGCCACGATCCGCGCGACTTCGCGCTGGCGCCCTTCGGCGGGGCCGGCCCCATGCTGGCCTGCCGGGTGGCCGAGGACCTCGGCATCGCCACCGTGGTGGTGCCGCCGGCGGCGGGCGTGCTGTCCGCCTATGGCCTGCTGGCCTCGGATTTCGTCCATTTCGAGAGCGTGACGCGGCAAACGCGCCTCTCCGCCGATGCGATGGACGAGATCCGCGCGACCATTGACGAAGTTTCCGCCGCCGCGGCGAAGCAGTTGAAGGAACTGGGACTTGGCGGTCCCATCGAGACCCGGATCAGCCTGGACATGCGCTATGTCGGCCAGGCCTTCGAGATCGCCGTCGACCTGCCGGGCGAAGGCCGCGGGATCGATGCGGAGACGATCGGCCGGCTGTTCGCGGAAGCGCATCACCGCGTCTTCGAGTTCGACAAGGCGGGCGGCGCGGCCATCGAGATCGTCGCCTTCCGCGCCCGCGCCGCAGCCTCGCCGGGCGCGCCGCCGGAACTGGAAGGCGATGCCGGCGGCGCGGAGCCGGCGACCGTCACTCTGTTCGAGCGCGGCACGGAACAGCAGGCGGCCTGCGGTCCGCGCCCCGCGGCTGGCAGCACGCTGGCCGGGCCGGCGCTGATCGAGGACGGCACCTCGACCATTCTGCTGGCCAGCGGCTGGTCCGGCGCGGTGGACGGGGCGAACAACCTGATCCTGAAGCGTGGCTGA
- a CDS encoding FAD-binding oxidoreductase: MNEIARGTIERLIAVVGPQGAITDPDDMAPYLVEWRDKWRGKSALVLRPSSTAEVAEIVRICAETGTAIVPQGGNTGLVGGSIPFEGGDEIVLSLGRMNRVRAVDPLNDTITVEAGCVLADVQAAADEAGRLFPMRIASEGTCQIGGNLSTNAGGTAVLRYGNMRDLVLGLEVVLPDGRVWNGLRGLRKDNTGYDLKHLFIGAEGTLGVITAAVLKLYPRPADRQVAFAAIPNPEAAVELLSLAKDVSGGQVTGFEILPRLGLELVMKSLPDARDPFGDLHPWYVLIEMSSGEGGGALREAMETALARGYEKELVADATIAESEAQAQQLWALREGLSESQKLAGGSIKHDVSIPVPKMPAFIARADRALEEVIPGFRSLAFGHIGDGNVHYNPLQPEGADAEAYLARWQEVADVVHGIVHEMGGSISAEHGLGRLKRDEVRRYKSEVELELMASIKRMLDPDNIMNPGKVISP, encoded by the coding sequence ATGAACGAGATTGCGCGCGGCACGATTGAAAGGCTGATCGCGGTCGTCGGGCCGCAGGGCGCGATCACCGATCCGGACGACATGGCGCCCTATCTGGTCGAGTGGCGCGACAAGTGGCGCGGCAAGTCGGCGCTGGTGCTGCGGCCCTCGTCGACCGCGGAGGTGGCGGAGATCGTGCGCATCTGCGCCGAGACCGGCACCGCGATCGTCCCCCAGGGCGGCAATACCGGACTCGTGGGCGGCTCCATTCCCTTCGAGGGCGGCGACGAGATCGTCCTCTCGCTCGGCCGCATGAACCGTGTGCGCGCGGTTGACCCGCTGAACGACACCATCACCGTCGAGGCGGGCTGTGTCCTGGCCGACGTACAGGCGGCAGCGGACGAGGCCGGACGGCTGTTCCCGATGCGCATCGCCTCCGAAGGCACCTGCCAGATCGGCGGCAACCTGTCGACCAACGCCGGCGGCACGGCGGTGCTGCGCTACGGCAACATGCGCGATCTGGTGCTGGGGCTGGAGGTGGTGCTGCCCGACGGTCGCGTCTGGAACGGGCTGCGCGGCCTGCGCAAGGACAATACCGGCTATGACCTGAAGCATCTCTTCATCGGCGCGGAGGGAACGCTGGGCGTCATCACGGCGGCGGTGCTGAAGCTCTACCCCAGGCCCGCGGACCGGCAGGTGGCCTTTGCCGCGATCCCGAATCCCGAGGCCGCCGTCGAGCTGCTGTCGCTGGCCAAGGACGTTTCCGGCGGCCAGGTCACGGGTTTCGAGATCCTGCCCCGGCTCGGGCTCGAACTGGTCATGAAATCCCTCCCCGACGCGCGCGATCCCTTCGGTGACCTCCATCCCTGGTACGTGCTGATCGAGATGTCCTCGGGCGAGGGCGGGGGCGCCCTGCGCGAGGCGATGGAAACGGCGCTGGCGCGTGGTTACGAGAAGGAACTGGTAGCCGACGCCACGATCGCCGAATCCGAAGCCCAGGCGCAGCAGCTCTGGGCGTTGCGCGAAGGACTTTCCGAATCCCAGAAACTCGCCGGCGGTTCCATCAAGCACGATGTCTCAATCCCGGTGCCGAAGATGCCGGCCTTCATCGCCCGCGCCGACCGCGCGCTGGAAGAGGTGATTCCGGGTTTCCGCTCGCTCGCCTTCGGCCATATCGGCGACGGCAATGTCCACTACAATCCGCTGCAGCCCGAAGGCGCCGACGCCGAGGCCTATCTCGCCCGCTGGCAGGAGGTGGCCGACGTGGTCCACGGTATCGTCCACGAAATGGGCGGCTCGATCAGCGCCGAGCACGGGCTGGGCCGGCTGAAGCGCGACGAGGTGCGGCGCTACAAGTCGGAGGTCGAACTGGAGCTGATGGCCTCGATCAAGCGCATGCTCGATCCGGACAACATCATGAACCCCGGAAAGGTGATCAGCCCGTAA